The DNA segment TCACCTTTGAGCTATAAAGCATGGGTATTGATTGTTGGTTGCGTGTGTGCGTTAGTGGCCAATGTTGGCTTAACTCAACTGATTGCATTATCGGTACCGGTTTTGTTTGCGCTGTATCCAGTCGCCATTGCCATTGTTCTTCTGACTTTAGTGCGCTCACGTCTACCAAACCGTGCGCTTGCTTATCGTGTCGTGGTGTGCATTTCTCTCATGTTTGCTTTGATTGATGCGGCTAAAGCGTTGAATATGGACATGAGCTTGTTTAACTTCTTACCGTTATTTGATTACGGTATGGCGTGGATGTTACCAACGATTGCCGCGATTGCTGCGATGCTGTTTGCGCCAAAAGTGCAACAAGAGCCTGCTGTTGAGTTAAAGGAAGACTTAGCTTAATTCTGGCTATTCGTTGCAAACCTAAGCAATGAATTGATGAAATAAGAAAGGCTGAATGAAACGTATCATTCAGCTTTTTTCTTTTTATATCAGTTTTATTGAGTGTGGACTCACAAGCTATCGTGGTATTCCACTAAGATCTGTTCACACCAAGTGGCAATGCGCTCATCGCTGAGTTCGTATTGTGAATCTTCATCTAACGCTAAACCGACAAAGTGGCTTTTGTCTGCGGTTAAGGCTTTTGACTTTTCGAACTCGTAACCTTGATTTGGCCAATAACCGAGAACATTAACCCCCGTCGGGAGTAGCTCGTCGTGCAGCATCCCCATCGCATCGAGAAACCATTCGCCATAGCCTTCTTGATCGCCGAGTCCGAATAAAGCGACGTACTTGCCGTTTAGAGAT comes from the Vibrio gangliei genome and includes:
- the fldB gene encoding flavodoxin FldB: MKIGLFYGSSTCYTEMASEKIRAIIGEELVDIYNVKDTPVSTMQDYDFLILGISTWDFGEIQEDWSAVWQQLDGLSLNGKYVALFGLGDQEGYGEWFLDAMGMLHDELLPTGVNVLGYWPNQGYEFEKSKALTADKSHFVGLALDEDSQYELSDERIATWCEQILVEYHDSL